One genomic region from Sulfuriflexus mobilis encodes:
- a CDS encoding S-methyl-5'-thioinosine phosphorylase, translated as MSEIAIIGGTGLTTLDSLEIIRREMIQTPYGEPSGPVTHGVLSGREVVFLARHGYGHTIAPHQVNYRANLWALKDIGVEKVIAIAAVGGIRADLVPGRLAFPDQIIDYTWSRDNTFFEDGGNGVTHIDFTWPYCEELRQQLIQAAASAGIDASDKATYAATQGPRLETAAEVDRLQRDGCDIVGMTGMPEAALARELELCYATCAVVANAAAGRGEGEISLQEIEHNLVSGMSQVGRILEAVMPLI; from the coding sequence ATGTCTGAGATTGCAATCATTGGTGGCACGGGGCTGACCACGCTGGACAGCCTGGAGATCATCCGTCGTGAAATGATCCAGACCCCGTACGGTGAACCCTCCGGCCCTGTCACCCATGGGGTCTTGTCTGGTCGTGAAGTCGTGTTCCTGGCCCGGCATGGTTACGGCCATACCATCGCCCCGCACCAGGTCAATTACCGCGCCAACCTCTGGGCACTGAAGGACATCGGTGTGGAAAAGGTGATCGCGATTGCCGCCGTCGGCGGTATCCGTGCGGACCTGGTGCCAGGGCGACTGGCCTTTCCGGATCAGATTATCGATTACACCTGGTCACGGGATAATACCTTTTTTGAAGATGGTGGTAACGGGGTGACACATATCGACTTTACCTGGCCGTATTGTGAAGAGCTGCGCCAGCAACTGATCCAGGCGGCGGCCAGTGCAGGCATCGATGCCTCGGATAAGGCCACCTATGCGGCCACACAGGGACCGCGCCTGGAGACGGCGGCAGAGGTTGACCGTCTTCAGAGAGATGGTTGTGACATCGTCGGTATGACAGGGATGCCGGAGGCGGCCCTGGCCCGCGAACTTGAGCTTTGTTATGCGACCTGTGCGGTGGTCGCCAACGCGGCCGCCGGGCGGGGTGAGGGCGAGATCTCGCTGCAAGAGATTGAGCACAATCTGGTCAGTGGCATGAGCCAGGTCGGGCGAATACTCGAAGCCGTCATGCCGTTAATCTAG
- a CDS encoding hypoxanthine-guanine phosphoribosyltransferase encodes MSPVTTAEVEAVLEQADVLHSEAEVEAALDRMAAEITASLAGKNPLLLCTMIGGIVTAGKLLTRLHFPLGIDYIHASRYRGETRGAELHWIARPSESVAGREVLIIDDIFDEGLTLKALIEDCRQAGATAVHTAVLVEKQCDKRCPLEVDFLGLHVEDRYVFGYGMDYKGYLRNANGIYAVKEG; translated from the coding sequence ATGTCGCCCGTAACGACTGCTGAGGTTGAGGCCGTGCTTGAGCAGGCTGATGTCCTGCATAGCGAGGCCGAGGTAGAGGCGGCGCTTGACCGTATGGCGGCAGAGATCACCGCCAGCCTGGCCGGCAAGAACCCCTTGTTACTTTGTACCATGATTGGCGGCATCGTCACGGCCGGCAAACTGTTAACACGCCTGCATTTCCCGCTGGGCATCGACTACATCCATGCCAGTCGCTATCGAGGTGAGACGCGGGGCGCCGAGCTGCACTGGATTGCACGTCCAAGCGAGTCCGTCGCCGGGCGTGAGGTGCTGATCATTGATGACATCTTTGATGAAGGCTTGACGTTGAAGGCCTTGATTGAAGATTGCCGGCAGGCAGGTGCCACGGCGGTGCATACCGCCGTACTGGTGGAAAAACAATGCGACAAACGCTGCCCGCTTGAGGTGGATTTTCTTGGTCTGCACGTCGAAGACCGCTACGTGTTCGGTTATGGCATGGACTACAAGGGATACCTGCGCAATGCCAATGGCATCTATGCCGTTAAAGAGGGTTAG
- a CDS encoding DUF5677 domain-containing protein, with the protein MTRNQRKRTRNKRGRKIPSTPRIVQSINSLLGNGQSQLQNQIVKLNENAAYGRSQNLRMAVSYLVERSLISSAHVVFLHRKYTHASHADLAAICRGIYETIVNCLYIIDDKSDLRLASFWIRSFKEEIKLNDERIKWMSHSNENIASAAEAEYNAVIDPIDIQKANISEWLGVDIAAMPKWPTLLKRAQEAGDIWAYFYDVRYRSYSSWQHGDLSRIAFSPGFQSNQPNLKERSLTESMHILSWCYDMMYYFAISLNSRVGDDSTGCIIKELRENTQKRLRPYLALYGKEHPSDKEYFEAR; encoded by the coding sequence ATGACAAGAAATCAAAGAAAACGAACAAGAAATAAGCGTGGGAGGAAAATTCCTTCAACACCTAGGATTGTCCAATCAATAAATAGTTTGTTAGGAAATGGGCAATCTCAACTACAAAACCAAATAGTGAAACTTAATGAAAATGCCGCATACGGTAGAAGCCAGAATCTTAGAATGGCCGTTTCTTATTTAGTTGAACGTTCTTTAATTAGCTCGGCCCATGTTGTTTTTTTACACAGAAAGTATACTCACGCATCTCATGCAGATTTAGCTGCTATCTGTCGAGGGATATATGAAACCATAGTAAATTGTCTTTATATAATTGATGACAAAAGCGACTTACGTTTAGCATCTTTTTGGATTAGAAGCTTCAAAGAAGAAATAAAGTTAAATGACGAAAGAATCAAATGGATGTCCCATAGCAATGAAAATATAGCAAGTGCAGCAGAGGCAGAATATAATGCAGTTATTGATCCAATAGATATTCAAAAAGCCAATATCTCTGAGTGGCTTGGTGTCGATATCGCAGCCATGCCTAAGTGGCCTACCTTATTAAAACGGGCACAAGAAGCTGGGGATATTTGGGCATATTTCTACGATGTGAGATATAGAAGTTATTCTAGTTGGCAACATGGTGACCTCAGTAGAATAGCCTTTTCGCCAGGGTTTCAATCTAATCAGCCTAACTTGAAAGAAAGAAGCTTAACTGAAAGCATGCATATACTTAGCTGGTGTTACGATATGATGTACTATTTTGCTATTTCTTTAAACTCTAGAGTAGGTGATGATTCCACAGGTTGTATTATTAAAGAACTCCGTGAGAACACCCAAAAGCGCCTACGCCCATATTTGGCTTTATATGGAAAAGAACATCCATCCGACAAAGAATACTTTGAGGCCAGATAA